In the genome of Veillonellales bacterium, one region contains:
- the sigG gene encoding RNA polymerase sporulation sigma factor SigG, translating to MIINKVEICGVNTAKLPVLSANKMRELFEIMQNGEVSVREKLIYGNLRLVLSVIQRFNNRGEYVDDLFQVGCIGLMKAIDNFDLSQNVKFSTYAVPMIIGEIRRYLRDNNPIRVSRSMRDVAYKALQVRDSLVSKYSREPSINEIADELKIQREEIIFALDAIQEPISLFEPIYHDGGDPIFVMDQISDDKNMDFNWLEGVAIKEALRRLSDREKHILTLRFFEGKTQMEVAEEIGISQAQVSRLEKAALGHMRKYV from the coding sequence ATGATTATCAACAAAGTAGAAATTTGCGGCGTTAACACGGCAAAACTCCCGGTTCTTTCTGCTAATAAAATGCGTGAATTGTTTGAGATTATGCAAAACGGCGAAGTTTCGGTCCGCGAAAAATTAATCTACGGAAATCTTCGTCTGGTACTAAGTGTGATTCAACGGTTTAATAATCGCGGCGAGTATGTAGATGATTTGTTTCAGGTTGGGTGTATTGGGCTGATGAAGGCCATTGATAATTTTGATTTATCTCAGAATGTAAAATTTTCTACCTATGCCGTACCGATGATAATCGGTGAGATCAGGCGATATCTACGGGATAATAATCCGATCCGGGTTAGCCGCTCCATGCGGGATGTTGCATATAAAGCATTGCAAGTGCGGGATTCCTTGGTTAGTAAATATTCACGCGAACCTTCCATTAATGAAATAGCTGATGAATTAAAGATACAGCGGGAAGAAATTATCTTTGCTCTTGATGCAATCCAGGAACCAATTTCTCTGTTTGAACCGATTTATCATGACGGCGGTGATCCAATTTTCGTTATGGATCAAATAAGCGATGATAAAAATATGGACTTTAATTGGTTGGAAGGAGTAGCCATAAAAGAGGCCCTTAGACGTTTGAGTGATCGCGAAAAGCATATTTTGACATTGCGCTTTTTTGAAGGGAAAACACAAATGGAAGTGGCCGA